Proteins found in one Choloepus didactylus isolate mChoDid1 chromosome 3, mChoDid1.pri, whole genome shotgun sequence genomic segment:
- the CPLX1 gene encoding complexin-1: protein MEFVMKQALGGATKDMGKMLGGDEEKDPDAAKKEEERQEALRQEEEERKAKYAKMEAEREVMRQGIRDKYGIKKKEEREAEAQAAMEASSEGSLTRPKKAIPPGCGDEPEEEDESILDTVIKYLPGPLQDMFKK from the exons GGGCCACCAAGGACATGGGGAAGATGCTGGGGGGTGACGAGGAAAAGGACCCCGACGCGGCCAAGAAGGAGGAGGAGCGCCAGGAGGCCCTgcggcaggaggaggaggagcgcAAAGCCAAGTACGCCAAGATGGAGGCGGAGCGCGAAGTCATGAGACAGGGCATCCGCGACaag TACGGCATCAAGAAGAAGGAGGAGCGCGAGGCCGAGGCTCAGGCCGCCATGGAGGCCAGCTCGGAGGGCAGCCTGACGCGGCCCAAGAAGGCCATCCCGCCGGGCTGCGGCGACGAGCCCGAGGAGGAGGACGAGAGCATCCTGGACACGGTCATCAAGTACCTGCCGGGGCCGCTCCAGGACATGTTCAAGAAGTAA